From Ursus arctos isolate Adak ecotype North America unplaced genomic scaffold, UrsArc2.0 scaffold_11, whole genome shotgun sequence, the proteins below share one genomic window:
- the NEFM gene encoding neurofilament medium polypeptide — MSYTLDSLGNPSAYRRVTETRSSFSRVSGSPSSGFRSQSWSRGSPSTVSSSYKRSALGPRLTYSSAMLSSAESSLDFSQSSSLLNGGSGPGGDYKLSRSNEKEQLQGLNDRFAGYIEKVHYLEQQNKEIEAEIQALRQKQASHAQLGDAYDQEIRELRATLELVNHEKAQVQLDSDHLEEDIHRLKERFEEEARLRDDTEAAIRALRKDIEEASMVKVELDKKVQSLQDEVAFLRSNHEEEVADLLAQIQASHITVERKDYLKTDISSALKEIRSQLECHSDQNMHQAEEWFKCRYAKLTEAAEQNKEAIRSAKEEIAEYRRQLQSKSIELESVRGTKESLERQLSDIEERHNHDLSSYQDTIQQLENELRGTKWEMARHLREYQDLLNVKMALDIEIAAYRKLLEGEETRFSTFAGSITGPLYTHRQPSVTISSKIQKTKVEAPKLKVQHKFVEEIIEETKVEDEKSEMEDALTAIKEELAVSMKEEKEEEAEEKEEAGAEEEVVAAKKSPEKAAAPELKEEEGEKEEEEGQEEEEEEEEGAKSDQAEEGGSEKEGSSEKEEGEQEEEGEIEAEGEGEAEAKDEKKTEEKREEVAPKEEPVAEAKAEKPEKAKSPVPKSPVEEVKPKAEAGAEKAEQKKEEEKVEEEKKEVKESPKEEKVEKKEEKPKEVPEKKKAESPVKEEVVEEVSTVTKSVKVSLEKDAKEEKPQPQEKEKEKEKEKEKAEEEGGSEEEGGDQASKESRKEDIAINGEVEGKEEEQETKEKGSGGEEEKGVVTNGLDLSPADEKKGGDRSEEKVVVTKKIEKITSEGGDGATKYITKSVTVTQKVEEHEETFEEKLVSTKKVEKVTSHAIVKEVTQSD, encoded by the exons ATGAGCTACACGTTGGACTCGCTGGGCAACCCGTCCGCCTACCGGCGGGTCACCGAGACCCGCTCGAGCTTCAGCCGCGTCAGTGGCTCCCCATCCAGCGGCTTCCGCTCGCAGTCGTGGTCCCGCGGCTCGCCCAGCACCGTGTCCTCCTCCTACAAGCGCAGCGCGCTTGGCCCGCGCCTCACCTACAGCTCGGCCATGCTCAGCTCTGCCGAGAGCAGCCTCGATTTCAGCCAGTCCTCGTCGCTGCTCAACGGGGGCTCCGGGCCGGGCGGCGACTACAAGCTGTCCCGCTCCAACGAGAAGGAGCAGTTGCAGGGGCTGAACGACCGCTTCGCTGGATACATCGAGAAGGTGCACTACCTGGAGCAGCAGAACAAGGAGATCGAGGCGGAGATCCAGGCGCTGCGGCAGAAGCAGGCCTCGCACGCCCAGCTGGGCGACGCGTACGACCAGGAGATCCGCGAGCTGCGCGCCACCCTCGAGCTGGTGAATCACGAGAAGGCTCAGGTGCAGCTGGACTCGGATCACCTGGAGGAAGACATCCACCGGCTCAAGGAGCGCTTCGAGGAGGAGGCACGGCTGCGCGACGACACCGAGGCGGCCATCCGCGCGCTGCGCAAAGACATCGAGGAGGCGTCGATGGTCAAGGTGGAGCTGGACAAGAAGGTGCAGTCACTGCAGGATGAGGTGGCCTTCCTGCGGAGCAATCACGAGGAGGAGGTGGCCGACCTGTTGGCCCAGATCCAGGCGTCGCACATCACGGTGGAGCGCAAAGACTACCTGAAGACAGACATCTCGTCGGCGCTGAAGGAGATCCGCTCCCAGCTCGAATGCCACTCCGACCAGAACATGCACCAGGCGGAAGAGTGGTTTAAGTGCCGCTACGCCAAGCTCACGGAGGCAGCCGAGCAAAACAAGGAGGCCATCCGCTCCGCCAAGGAAGAGATCGCCGAGTACCGGCGCCAGCTGCAGTCCAAGAGCATCGAGCTCGAGTCAGTGCGCGGCACCAAGGAGTCCCTGGAGCGGCAGCTCAGCGACATCGAGGAGCGCCATAACCACGACCTCAGCAGCTACCAG GACACCATCCAGCAGTTGGAAAATGAGCTCCGGGGCACAAAGTGGGAAATGGCTCGTCATTTGCGAGAATACCAGGACCTCCTCAACGTCAAGATGGCTCTGGATATTGAGATCGCTGCGTACAG AAAACTACTGGAGGGTGAAGAGACCAGATTTAGCACATTTGCAGGAAGCATCACTGGGCCACTGTATACACACCGACAGCCCTCAGTCACAATATCCAGTAAGATTCAGAAAACCAAGGTAGAGGCTCCTAAGCTAAAGGTCCAACACAAATTTGTTGAGGAGATCATAGAGGAAACCAAAGTGGAAGATgagaaatcagaaatggaagatgCCTTGACAGCCATTAAAGAGGAACTGGCCGTGTccatgaaagaagagaaggaagaagaggcagaagagaaggaagaggcaggggcTGAGGAAGAAGTCGTAGCTGCCAAAAAGTCTCCAGAGAAAGCGGCTGCACCTGAActtaaagaggaagaaggagaaaaggaggaagaggaaggccaagaggaagaagaagaggaagaggagggtgcTAAATCAGACCAAGCCGAAGAAGGAGGATCCGAGAAGGAAGGTTCTAGTGAAAAAGAGGAAGGTgaacaggaagaagaaggagagatagagGCCGAAGGTGAAGGAGAAGCTGAAGCTaaggatgaaaagaaaactgaagagaagcGTGAAGAGGTGGCTCCCAAGGAGGAGCCAGTGGCAGAAGCCAAGGCAGAAAAGCCAGAGAAGGCCAAGTCTCCCGTGCCCAAATCCCCAGTGGAAGAGGTGAAACCAAAAGCAGAAGCTGGAGCTGAGAAAGCCgagcagaaaaaagaagaagagaaagtggaggaagaaaagaaagaagtaaaggaatCCCCCAAGGaagagaaggtggagaaaaaggaggagaagccGAAAGAAGTGCCGGAGAAGAAGAAGGCGGAGTCCCCAGTAAAAGAGGAAGTGGTGGAGGAGGTGAGCACCGTCACCAAATCTGTAAAGGTGAGCTTGGAGAAAGATGCCAAAGAGGAGAAGCCACAGCctcaggagaaggagaaagagaaggagaaggagaaggagaaggcagaagaggagggGGGAAGTGAGGAGGAAGGTGGTGATCAGGCTTCCAAGGAATCCAGGAAGGAAGACATAGCGATAAAtggggaggtggaaggaaaggaggaagagcaggaaactaaagagaaaggcagtgggggagaagaggagaaaggggttGTCACCAATGGGCTAGACTTGAGCCCAGCAGATGAAAAGAAGGGGGGAGACAGAAGTGAGGAAAAAGTGGTGGTGaccaaaaagatagaaaaaatcACCAGTGAGGGGGGCGATGGTGCTACCAAATACATCACCAAATCTGTAACCGTCACTCAAAAGGTCGAAGAGCATGAAGAGACCTTTGAGGAGAAGCTAGTGTCTACCAAAAAGGTAGAGAAGGTCACTTCACACGCCATAGTAAAGGAAGTCACCCAGAGTGACTAA